The segment acatgggaaaaaatgaacagaTGGGACCCATGTGCTGGGTTTGTGAGGCTTAAGGAGTGCCTAGTTTGCTCCCTATGGTCAGGAGGTGCTCCATCTCCAGGGGTGCTGGTGGCTTTTGGTGGCTGCTACCCCCAGTACAGGTTTGCAGCACAATCTGCACATGGCAGCTgaaaatcacacagaatcaaCTCTTCTAATGCATATTGGCACACACATAATGAGGAATTCAATGAAAATTACCCTGGGGAAACTCAGAAGAAATATGTGTCAAAGGGTGGGTGAAAGTTGgaagagcaggcagctgctACAGGGAGGGAATGTGAAAAATGGAGAATGGTAACAACCAGGAAGTGCTGCCACCTGTGAAATACTCTGCCTCGCCTAAAACCAGCCTTTAATGCACTGACACAAACTCACAGTgactctgcatttctgtgtcagTGATTGTCCTGAACTACTGACTCAAGATAGTCAGCTACCCACTCATTCTGCATGTCCCTTTCACTCACAGAGGTGCCTAAGACATTAAAGACCTCACTTACCATCACACCACACTTGCCCTTCTCTGGAACAAAAGTCATCAGAATCCAAAActtcacagagcagaaaatgagtCCATATTTCATGACTTGCACAAATCCTTAGGTCAAGCCCCCAGAGAGTTACACTTCATTAAGTGGAATTGTGTAGCAAATGGAATTTTTACCCTCctgcaaagaaatttttacCCTCCTAGAAAGAAATTGCTTGAATTTCAAAGTGCAATTAACATCTTAACTCATCTTCTTTACTAATGCATAAAGAAAACCAGTGTCTGTGAGTGATAGGAGCCAGGTTCTGGATTGGAAGGTATTCAGAAATTACAATATTGGGGTGTCTTGCTGTAATGTGAGAATTTCAACATCTGAAATCGCTGCAGAAACTATACTTCTGCCTTTCTATTTACTGGCAGACCAAACATTGCATTCAGTCAAGAGATCCCTGCTTGGTGAATACAAATTGTCACTTAACACTCTCACTGCCTTTAGATGTTTGGATAGGAAAAGCTCTGATGGGCTTTTACCATATTCAAATAGTGATAATTATAAACCTCTTCATCTTTGTCATACCTGTGGTGCATACTGATGCAGCCTAAATTCCCTTGGACCAAAAGTAGTTCTGAAGTCATAACAAAAGCCCTCAGAGAGTGGGGCTAGCCTGGCACTTAAGCCAAATGGATGTGCCTTCTCTTGCGGCCCTACTCCCTCCTCAGGACATCTGTGCATTTCATGGCACACAGAAACATCCACTTCCCCTGAACTCCTAGGAATATATCAAGATAAAAACAGGGATCATTTGGATCACTAAATCATAGCTCCTTCAGATGCATCAACCATGAAATGAACATTTACGCAGGAAGGGCTCAAAGAACATCCTCCAGCCACTACAGCCTTCAGCACTCAATAGCAAATGGCCTGTCATTGAAATACAAGCTCAAAAGTCTCAATGAACATTCCCCTGACAGTAGTCCACTGGAGAAAGCAGATCTGAAAGAAAGGTCACTGATGGAAAATAAAGTTGAAGGAATGCAATTCTGAAAGACCCAGAGCCATCACACCTGCTCATTTAGTTCACTTTAATGAGTTTTACACACTGTGCTGGAAATAGCAGACCCAACACAGATCTGCATACAGATTCACAACTGCATGCTTTCAAATTTTTTGTGGCTATCCTTCAGAGCTCTTCACAATCTTTGAATCAACCAGATGTAGACACGTGGATGGTGGTACGGGATGGGCAGAAGAAACAGGTGCATTTGAATGGGTATTTCCTCACCACATGATAAACACTAGCTCCTTTTGTTGGATTTGGAGCAATAAaggttcttttttccccattccacGGACTAGGCAGTGGATCTGAGGAGGGCAAATCCTTCTGTCTCAAGTTCGTCATTGAGCTTGAGGAAATAACTCCAAGGCAATACTTGCTTCAGGGTTTGGAGCAAGACTCACAACTCATGTCAATTTCCAGACTCCAGGACCGCATGGAAAAGCTCCTACTCACCTTGTGAAACCTAACAACCTATAGTCTTGCTCTTGTTAATGCTTTCAGCCCACCCAGGCCTGCATGGCTGCTATCATGGAAGTGAAGGCACATAGCCGCCAGgaaagaaggagagggaggagggaagtgCAATAGTTTGCTTCCCAGCTCTTTGCCATGCATGCAAGAATGTGGAGTATCTTTGAGTCTGTGGTGATTGATGATGGTTCAAAACTGTTGCACAGTGTCTAGTTCTAGCCTTAAGCTGCAGTTGTAGAAGCTGAAACACAATCTAAAGGAGAGAAGACAGCACTGGACAACCTGTCTGAGGGTGGTGCTGCACCCCAGGGATGCCTTAAGGCAGAGCAGGTGGCTGCTCATTAATTCCAActcctcaaaaaaccccattcatttggaaggtttatttttagtatgttgCCCTTCCAATTTGGCTGATTTGGCTAATTGCCTGTCAGGATTTTCCTTCACATCTTCATTTCCAAAAACTGCTTTCAGGTGTGAAAGAAACACACAATATTTGGTCTCTAACATTAGTACTACAGGACAGCAAGTGGATGCAAAGAGTGAGCTACTAATTTTTCTGCCAACATTGAGAAACTTTCAAGGGCAAAAACTGTTGCTAGATGGCTTATGCAACAAGGTCCATGAGATAACACAGTGTGACAGCAAACTCCTGAAGCTGAGTAGCTGGGTACTCTGAGCATAGCTTTACACTTTCTAGACCAATAAATAATACTTCCTGTGCTCTACCAGGCACTCTGAGTAAAGACAGGATTCCATAGTTTTTATGTAGCTCTGAATTTGAGTTCCACATGTGTTCCCTTGCCATTTCCCCTGAGAATAAGTGCTCACCCAAGCACTGAAGTTGGCTTGGGTGCTTCAAAACTACAGTGCCCTTGCTGTAGTTTTGCCTGCCCTGTGGCTGGGCTGCAAGACTTCTGCTGTGAGATTGTTGCACTGCATTTGGGACCCAAATGAAAGATAATGTGCTTCTATGTCAGTAGCCTAAAGAGAAAGTCTTTAGTGTCATTCTAGAAAGCGGAGAAGGAGAGCAAACAAGTCAGTCTGGCAGTTTTGTGTAGAGTGGCTGGGCAGATGGAGAACACAGGTAAGTATAGGCAGTGTAGAGGCTGCAAGACCAGATCTTTCCCAGACCCAGGCAGAAGTAAAGGACAGTaactgagcagcactgggaaccaCAAACAGGGAAAGTGCTATGGCCATTTGCACCAGGTAAGGTGTGGAGCTGAAGGGATACAACAACAAATTAGCTGAATTGGCAGAACTACAGAAGTTCAGTCAACACAAGATTTCCCCAGATGGCACACTCTGGCATTCAAGAAGGCAGAGATCCCCCAAAGGTCAGCattgcaggagctgggattaCTTCACAAGAGACAGTTTCCTATCGGTGGCTATGGAACAAGAATCTGCTGCTTGTGCAGAgagaatatttgttttctcagaTGGAGAGCTCTCTCCAaatggcagcagctgagagaaatGCAGACACCTTCAGTATCAGTCCTCTAAAACTTACGCTCTCCTCAGGCTGTCCAAGTTTCCTAGGCAAGAGAGCAAGGATTGCAGGGCACCTTGGAGAAGCATAGAGCATAAAGAACAGCAAGAAGCAACTTGATGCTGTCAGAAAATTCTGTTACTAGACTTGGGTACCTGTGCTTGGGAAATTTAATGAGAGccagctgctgggcacacaggcaGCAGGCTTTGTGCAACATCAAGATGCCGGGCTCCAAGGTCACAAATTAGTATTTTGGTCCATCTTTGTTCCATTGATGCAGGTCAATGGAAGGGGCCAAGTTTCAGCTGTCAGACAGGTAGCTGAGGATGAGGACATGGCACTCTATGCAACATTGTCAATTGCATGCATGAGGACAGGAATATACAGAAATCCTAGCTCTAAAAAAGAGTCTTAGTGCCCAAATAAGATACAGAGAGCAAGGTCCATGGAGCACTAGGGAGCCTTCTGGGACAAGAGGAGTCTGAACAAGAGGAAAAGGCTGCACTTTAATCTTAATGAAGTGAGGTTTTTGGCCCTAAAAATTCAAAGACTCCCAAAGTAGTACTGAAAATAGAAGCTGGGAGAAAGCAAACAGGCACAGAAGAGCATGTGGTGTAGATGATGTGATGTTAAAAAGCGGATACATCTAGGGTTCAATGCCTCTTGTGAAATaccagaaaggaaattaaaataaaaactgcaatAATTTAGGACAGCAAGTTAGACTGCCAATGCCAGTTCATTTTCGCATGCAAAATTAAATGTTGGTGTCAGGGCAAAACTGGCAAATCCTTGCAAGGAGCCTGGAGAAACAAGTTAGGGATGCTGAAACGGTTACCTTCAAAGAACAACAGCCATCTCAGCAGCTGGGATATGGAGGATCAATGGTATTCAGTGTTAGCTTGCTGACAGTTTTCATGGCAAGGAAAGAGTCAgtgccctccctcccctctgcaaAGCTGTGCCCAATGCCCTCCTATCTCCCCCAATACCAGCAGAATACTCCCCATATCCACTGAGTGCTGTTCTGCCCCTACAGGAGTGCTGCCTGGGCCTTCAAGGCCCATtccccctgacacagctcctgtGATGCCAGCtggtgcctgtgcccagcaggacaggagcaggtGGAGAAGGGGTGAGTGCCAATGATCCGCGTCCACAGTTCCAGTGAGCACCTCCTTCTCTGAGCAGGTTTGGGGGCTTCTTGTGATGCAGGGTGGCAGCCAGTGCCCCCCTTGTGCAGCACTCCCCATGCCCAGGAGGCCCAGAGGGCTGTCTCTGGCCCCGGTGCCTACTGCACACAGATGAAGCCAGCTGGGAATGGTGGTGGGATAAAGCCACTGAAAGCCTTCAAAAACCTCCCACACACTCACCTCTAGTGAGTGAATTGATAAATGTGGGGAATGAAAATCTTCACATAAAAGAGTGGggccagaagcagcagcaggcagtgatTGCCCCCCtatgctcagcactggtgagatCACAATAGAGTCCTGTGTTCAGCTGTGGGCCTGTTACCAAAagtcagtaaaaataaaaactccttAATACTAATGTAGCATTAAGAAGCCAGCATTCTTTATTGAGCTGGATGCACGAGGGGATAGCTCCTCCAAAATCTCATTCATGCTGAGTACAGAGAAAGCTCTAGTTTATATACTGTATTTTACATACACATTGATAGGATTTCCTAGAAGAAACATATAGATGAGAATCATTTCTCTGAAGTCATTAACATATgttccctcccctctctccatGTGTTCTTCTGTCTTGGGGGTCTCTTTGGTGATCCCTGGTGGTCAGGGACTCCAAAGTCGTAGCTGACAGCCTTGTGAACTGGCAGAAGCTGGCACAACTAGGCTGGTTGCTTTCCAGTTCTTCTTCCTACAGAATAAGCATTGTGCAGTTCCACAGGTCAATGGTTTTTGAAGAATGAGCATTGTATTAACCCACCCATTGTGCAAACAATTCTTCATCTGGCAACAGGCCCCTCTCTGCAAGAAGGATACTGAgatgctggagtgagtccagagaagggcaacagagctgatGAAGGGCCTGGAGCTCAAGtcccctgaggagctgctgggagagctgggttGTTTAGCGTCAAGAGAAGGAAATTCAGGGGACTTACCACTCTCCACACCTGCCCGAAAGCAGGTTGTAACCTTCTCCCAGGTagcaagtgacaggacaagaggacagcctcaagctgtgctggggaggtttagtttggacattagaaagaatttcttcaaagAAGAGCTGCCCAAGGGGGTGGTAAAGTCAGTGTCCCTGGAGTTGTTCAAGGGAGAACcggatgtggcactcagagctaTGTTTTGGTTTACATGGTGGGATTCGTGGGATCGGCCTCGGTGatctcagagatcttttccaacctgccTTCTTCCGTGATGCTGTAGCAGCTGAGCCATCACAGCCCACACTACACAGTCCGCGGTCCTGGCGCGGGGGCACATCGGTACCGGCGGCAGCCCCGCCGGCGCTGCTCGGCTGGGCCGGCAGGACgagaaggaaggggggaaaaggggggattTCCTCCAACTCTCGTCTCTACCTGGAGGCAGCGCAGAGCGCGACTCCCACGACAGGCCCGCACTACGAGCGGAGGGCGAGCTGCGCCGCGGTCGGAGCGGCTGCCGGCCGGCCCTTCCCGTGGGGGCGGtgcgccgggcgggcgggcggagcAGAGCGGGGCGGTGCGGCTGCCGGCCCGGCCCTTCCCGTGTGGGCGGTGCTGCGGGCGGTGCGGCTGCCGACCCGGCTTTTCCCGCGTGGCGGCGGCCATTGGCCAGGGCCGGTTCCGAGATGGCGGCCAGCGCAGTGTCCAACCCGTCCCAGCTCCTGCCGCTCGGTAACGATGGGGGATTCCCGGGGTCCCCAGTCGGAGCCCGGGGTGgggtccctgtcctgggggtcGGGGCGGCTGCGGGCCCCTCCAGGGGCCGAGCTGCGCTGGCGCCTGGCGGGAAGCGGGAGGGCGGGAGCGCCAGGCGGCGGGGCCCGCCCGCGGCCCGCGAGGATTTCGGGGTCTGGGGCCCGCGGAAAGGGGAGTGTGAGTAGGGGATAGGTGTGGGGGTGTTGGGGTCTGGGGGATGaagtgtggggctgtgggactgTCTGAGGGAGGCCGGTGGGAGTGGGGATGGATGTAAGGATGTCGGGGGGATGTGCTGTCTTGTGTGGGAGAGTGGAGGGGAGATGTGTAAGGTTATGTGGAATGTGTCTGTTTGTGTAagtaaacacaaaaaaacccgTAAGGCACGAAACCCTTGCTTTGTAGAACGTATGCTTTTCTGTGTATCTACAGAACTTGTGGACAAGTGCATCGGTTCACGTATTCACATCGTGATGAAGAGCGACAAAGAAATTGTTGGGACACTTCTAGGATTTGATGACTTTGTCAGTATCCTTTGATGGACGTATAAGGCTGCCTGCTTTATGTTCTGGCCTAACTAATTTATAGCTCTTGAGAGTTTTGGGTTCACCGaatagaacttttttttttatggatcGGTTGTATTCTGATATTTTCTACTTTCAGGTAAAATCACATTTTGGCATAAATGAAAAGAGCATTAAATAGTCTAGTTGTAAAATCTAGGCCTTATTTTCCTTGAAACTAGATTTTCAGATATGGTGCTGGAAGATGTTACGGAATTGTAAGTATGTTTTCTGCCTCTTGTTGCTATTTAGTGTTTGGTTCACTGAGACAAAATACTGTGTAAGATCTgcaaaaaaagtgtttttacaTCTATGGAATACTTACCAGCTGAGTAGTTTAACATTGGACTTAATAGAAAGTGATCTGTTCAGGACAGCCATGTCATACAGTAGCTATTGTGTGGTTTATACTTGTATGGGAATCCTATTTGTAGTCTTAATTTTGCATGGGTTGTGTGGGAAGCTTTCCagtatttaatttgtttttgcaaacaaattaaattctttaaGACCTAGGCTAAGATTCAACAAGGTAgcaaacttaaatatttttactttgtcATAACATGTTGATATATCATATTCAAGAAATTGTTAAGCTTTAGAGGGTGAATACACATCTCCATGTACTGAGTCGAAGAGACCTTTTCAGTTAGCTTTCTGTACCTAGGTGCTCCATTTATCCAGGTTATGCTGCCATGTAGTTGATGTATTTGTTAGTTCCAGCAATGGCCACCTTAATGCAGAGATTTCTGTCCATTCTGTGGTCAAATCCATTCTGTGGAGCCATTGTCCCTGGTTCTGTGTTCTAACTGTTTCTAATGCTCCTTCAGTGAGATCACACCTGAGGGCAGAAGAATCACAAAGCTGGACCAGATTCTGCTCAATGGAAATAACATAACTATGGTGAGTCATGCATGTGTTGACTTTCTGTGTCTGTAAATTGATCAGCGATTGTATTCAACTCCTTTAAGCTGAGCTTTCCTGACAGTTCCACTACATCAGGAAGTTTCAAGTAGCTTGCCTGCATAGCTGGCCACAAAGCCTGGACTTCCAGTGCAAGGGCATTCCTAATTTTGTGGGAAGA is part of the Camarhynchus parvulus chromosome Z, STF_HiC, whole genome shotgun sequence genome and harbors:
- the LSM5 gene encoding U6 snRNA-associated Sm-like protein LSm5 isoform X2, which translates into the protein MAASAVSNPSQLLPLELVDKCIGSRIHIVMKSDKEIVGTLLGFDDFVNMVLEDVTEFEITPEGRRITKLDQILLNGNNITMLVPGGEGPEV
- the LSM5 gene encoding U6 snRNA-associated Sm-like protein LSm5 isoform X3 — protein: MAASAVSNPSQLLPLELVDKCIGSRIHIVMKSDKEIVGTLLGFDDFVNMVLEDVTEFEITPEGRRITKLDQILLNGNNITMH
- the LSM5 gene encoding U6 snRNA-associated Sm-like protein LSm5 isoform X1, whose translation is MAASAVSNPSQLLPLELVDKCIGSRIHIVMKSDKEIVGTLLGFDDFVNMVLEDVTEFEITPEGRRITKLDQILLNGNNITMFFAFFTRRCYADLLPAAFLVCVSLAITDFICWESESHFCGLA